The following coding sequences are from one Natrarchaeobaculum sulfurireducens window:
- the glmS gene encoding glutamine--fructose-6-phosphate transaminase (isomerizing) has product MCGIIGHVGEGNALETLLTGLENLEYRGYDSAGVAVQNGSGIAVEKRSGEVDELKASIQDVSLEGRVGIGHTRWSTHGPPTDANAHPHTDETKDVAVVHNGIIENYAELRTWLKANGCEFTSDTDTEVIPHLIQYYLDEGLAGEAAFRKAIEELEGSYAVTAILSDEHVLYAARKGSPLVVGIEDDEFFLASDVPAFLEYTDSVIYLEDGDVVVVDEDGIECTDLEGNPVLREPETVDWDPEQAGKGEYDHFMLKEIHEQPTSLAQAIEGRIDPEFGDLSLEGFPYGAFGDVDSVQLIACGTSYHAALYGTFALRKAGVHATALLANEYSVSAPPITEDTLVIAVTQSGETADTLSALRQANAGGARTVTVTNVVGSTAAREADDALFIRAGPEIGVAATKTFSSQAVMLTLLAQRISQDLRGRGSTDLASLLPELARMPAAIGSVLEHSRAEAIAERYDGSQSYFFIGRGLGYPVALEGALKFKEITYEHAEGFASGELKHGPLALVTPDTPVFAVFTGEEDEKTLKNAEEAQTRGAPVIAVCPDGHAATEVADAHLEIPETDPSLAGLLSNVQLQLVSYHAADLLDRPIDKPRNLAKSVTVE; this is encoded by the coding sequence ATGTGTGGGATCATCGGTCACGTCGGAGAGGGTAACGCACTGGAAACGCTGCTGACCGGGCTCGAGAACCTCGAGTACCGCGGGTACGACTCGGCGGGCGTCGCCGTCCAGAACGGCTCCGGAATCGCTGTCGAGAAGCGCTCCGGTGAAGTCGACGAACTGAAAGCTTCGATTCAAGACGTCTCGCTCGAGGGACGTGTCGGCATCGGCCACACGCGATGGAGCACACACGGCCCGCCGACGGACGCAAACGCGCATCCGCATACGGACGAGACGAAAGACGTCGCCGTCGTCCACAACGGGATCATCGAGAACTACGCCGAACTCAGAACGTGGCTCAAAGCGAACGGCTGTGAGTTCACGAGCGATACCGACACCGAGGTCATCCCTCATCTCATCCAGTACTACCTCGATGAAGGGCTGGCCGGCGAGGCGGCGTTCCGAAAGGCGATCGAAGAGCTCGAGGGTAGCTACGCCGTCACGGCGATACTCTCTGACGAACACGTCCTCTATGCGGCCCGGAAGGGATCACCGCTGGTCGTCGGCATCGAGGACGACGAGTTCTTCCTCGCGAGCGACGTTCCCGCGTTTCTCGAGTACACGGACAGCGTCATCTACCTCGAAGACGGCGATGTCGTCGTCGTCGACGAAGACGGAATCGAGTGTACGGACCTCGAGGGGAATCCAGTTTTACGCGAGCCCGAAACTGTCGACTGGGACCCCGAACAGGCGGGGAAAGGCGAGTACGATCACTTCATGCTCAAGGAGATCCACGAACAGCCGACGTCGCTGGCTCAGGCGATCGAGGGTCGGATCGACCCCGAGTTCGGCGATCTCTCCCTCGAGGGGTTTCCTTACGGTGCGTTCGGCGACGTCGACAGTGTTCAACTCATCGCGTGTGGGACATCATATCACGCGGCGCTGTACGGAACGTTCGCGCTCCGAAAGGCCGGCGTTCACGCTACCGCACTGTTGGCCAACGAGTACAGCGTCTCGGCCCCGCCGATCACCGAGGATACGCTCGTGATCGCGGTCACCCAGAGCGGGGAGACGGCGGATACGCTAAGCGCGCTTCGGCAAGCGAACGCCGGGGGCGCACGGACGGTGACCGTCACGAACGTCGTCGGCTCGACTGCCGCCAGAGAGGCCGACGACGCGCTGTTCATCCGCGCCGGTCCCGAAATCGGCGTCGCCGCGACCAAGACCTTCTCCTCGCAGGCCGTCATGCTCACCCTGTTGGCCCAGCGTATCAGCCAGGACCTCCGCGGACGCGGCTCCACCGACCTCGCGTCGCTGCTGCCCGAACTGGCCCGGATGCCCGCCGCCATCGGGTCCGTCCTCGAACACTCTCGGGCGGAGGCGATTGCTGAGCGGTACGACGGAAGCCAGTCGTACTTTTTCATCGGCCGTGGCCTCGGCTACCCGGTGGCACTCGAGGGAGCGTTGAAGTTCAAAGAGATCACGTACGAACACGCCGAGGGGTTCGCTTCGGGTGAACTCAAACACGGCCCGCTCGCGCTCGTCACTCCCGACACACCCGTCTTTGCCGTCTTCACCGGCGAGGAAGACGAGAAAACCCTGAAGAACGCCGAGGAGGCACAGACACGGGGTGCGCCCGTGATCGCCGTCTGTCCCGACGGCCACGCCGCGACGGAGGTCGCAGACGCTCACCTCGAGATCCCCGAGACGGATCCGAGCCTCGCCGGACTGCTCTCGAACGTGCAGTTACAGCTGGTTTCTTATCACGCCGCTGACCTCCTGGATCGGCCGATCGATAAGCCACGAAACCTCGCGAAAAGCGTTACCGTGGAGTAA
- the glmU gene encoding bifunctional sugar-1-phosphate nucleotidylyltransferase/acetyltransferase yields MKAVVLAAGEGTRIRPLSASVPKPMLPVADRPLVAHTVDAAIDAGADEVVLVVGYEADTVKEYFGTEYRGRPVDYAVQHEQAGTAHAVSVAREHLEGPFAVLNGDNLYDPAAIERLFDACPAVCAVEVQNPRQYGVLRTDADGTIDHIVEKPADPPTNLANAGAYTFPGVARDWLDVAQSERGEHEITDVLARVIDEFAVTPVTTARWMDVGRPWELLEANEWKLGDLERRIDGTVSDAAHLGGTVVVEAGATVKPGAVVEGPVLIRSGATVGPNAYVRGATLLGEDASVGNAVEIKNSVLSRGATVNHLSYVGDSVLGRDVNFGAGTTVANLRHDGGDVRFAVKGDRLSTDRRKFGVVVGDGVKTGINSSLTPGLKLTAGATTTPGEVVDRDR; encoded by the coding sequence ATGAAAGCAGTCGTTCTCGCGGCGGGAGAGGGAACCCGGATCCGACCGCTGTCTGCGTCTGTGCCGAAACCGATGTTACCGGTGGCGGACCGACCGCTCGTTGCCCATACAGTCGACGCAGCCATCGACGCCGGTGCCGACGAAGTCGTCCTCGTCGTCGGCTACGAAGCGGACACGGTCAAAGAGTACTTCGGGACGGAGTATCGCGGTCGACCCGTCGACTACGCCGTCCAGCACGAACAGGCGGGGACAGCCCACGCCGTCAGCGTCGCCCGCGAGCACCTCGAGGGGCCGTTCGCCGTCCTGAACGGCGACAACCTGTACGATCCGGCCGCGATCGAACGACTGTTCGACGCCTGTCCGGCGGTCTGTGCGGTCGAGGTCCAGAATCCGCGACAGTACGGTGTGTTACGCACCGACGCCGACGGGACGATCGATCACATCGTCGAGAAACCTGCCGATCCCCCGACGAACCTCGCGAACGCCGGTGCGTATACCTTCCCCGGCGTCGCCCGCGACTGGCTCGACGTCGCACAGAGTGAACGCGGCGAGCACGAGATTACCGACGTTCTCGCCCGCGTCATCGACGAGTTCGCCGTCACGCCGGTGACGACGGCCCGATGGATGGACGTCGGCCGACCCTGGGAGCTGCTCGAGGCCAACGAGTGGAAGCTGGGCGACCTCGAGCGTCGAATCGACGGCACGGTCAGCGACGCAGCCCACCTCGGGGGGACCGTCGTCGTCGAGGCCGGTGCGACGGTGAAGCCGGGAGCCGTCGTCGAGGGGCCGGTGTTGATCAGGTCGGGGGCGACCGTCGGGCCGAACGCCTACGTTCGAGGGGCGACGCTGCTTGGCGAGGACGCGTCGGTCGGCAACGCAGTCGAGATCAAAAACAGCGTCCTCTCACGGGGGGCGACGGTCAATCACCTCTCGTACGTCGGCGACAGCGTCCTCGGCCGCGACGTGAATTTCGGCGCGGGGACGACCGTCGCGAACCTCCGTCACGACGGGGGGGACGTCCGATTTGCGGTGAAAGGCGATCGCCTCTCGACCGACCGGCGCAAGTTCGGTGTCGTCGTCGGCGACGGCGTCAAAACCGGGATCAACTCGAGTCTGACTCCGGGACTGAAACTCACCGCCGGCGCGACGACGACACCGGGCGAGGTCGTCGACCGCGACCGGTAG
- a CDS encoding DUF7563 family protein, with product MSTELTDAKWTPMTSREHTSAPRCVNCGTQVTRQFARVFGDNRDVVHACPDCATYREMKTSDFIPKDAR from the coding sequence ATGTCGACGGAACTGACCGACGCGAAGTGGACGCCGATGACGTCCCGTGAGCATACGAGTGCCCCCCGGTGTGTCAACTGTGGTACCCAGGTAACAAGACAATTCGCTCGCGTGTTCGGCGACAACCGCGATGTCGTCCACGCCTGTCCAGACTGTGCGACGTATCGCGAGATGAAGACCTCCGACTTTATTCCCAAAGACGCCCGATAG
- the glmM gene encoding phosphoglucosamine mutase produces the protein MFGTSGIRGPVGETVTTELALSVGRAVGSAGYDTVVLGRDVRESGLMLADAVAAGLRECGTDVIDVGLEATPTVARAVGRYDADAGIVITASHNPATDNGIKLWTPSGKAFGPDRRDAIERRIREEDYDPSRWDELGRRRRRESARTQHAAQLREAVDLEEAPSVVVDLGNGAGGVTPTVLADLGCHVRTLNGQPDGAFPGRPSEPTRESLEALSTFVGETDADLGIAHDGDADRMMAVDETGTFVPKDALLAIFASRAAGAGDRIAAPVDTSLAVDDALAAVGASVTRTRVGDVYVAERTTEADVVFGGEPSGAWIWPEETRCPDGPLAACKLVELVASQGPLSELVDAIDRYPIRRDSIEVTDKRATMAAVTRQVDRRFDDVETLDGVRVETDTGWFLIRASGTEPVIRVTAEARAESDAKRLFETATGLVVDASAAQTREIE, from the coding sequence ATGTTTGGAACCAGCGGCATTCGCGGTCCCGTCGGGGAGACGGTAACGACGGAGCTGGCGCTGTCGGTCGGTCGGGCGGTCGGCTCTGCAGGCTACGACACGGTCGTCCTCGGCCGGGACGTCAGAGAGAGCGGGCTGATGCTCGCCGACGCAGTCGCCGCGGGCCTGCGTGAGTGTGGGACGGACGTGATCGACGTCGGCCTCGAGGCGACGCCGACGGTCGCGAGGGCGGTCGGTCGCTACGACGCCGACGCAGGAATCGTGATCACGGCCTCGCACAACCCGGCGACGGACAACGGGATCAAGCTCTGGACACCGTCCGGGAAGGCGTTCGGTCCCGACCGTCGCGACGCAATCGAACGCCGCATCCGTGAAGAGGACTACGACCCGTCCCGATGGGACGAACTGGGACGGCGACGCCGTCGCGAGTCGGCCCGCACCCAACACGCCGCCCAACTACGTGAGGCCGTCGACCTCGAGGAAGCGCCGAGCGTCGTCGTCGACCTGGGCAACGGCGCGGGTGGGGTGACACCGACGGTGCTCGCCGACCTCGGCTGTCACGTCCGAACGCTGAACGGCCAGCCCGACGGTGCGTTCCCCGGTCGTCCGAGCGAACCCACGAGAGAGTCGCTCGAGGCGCTGTCGACGTTCGTCGGCGAGACCGACGCCGACCTCGGCATCGCTCACGACGGCGACGCCGATCGAATGATGGCGGTCGACGAGACCGGAACGTTCGTGCCGAAAGACGCGCTGTTGGCGATCTTCGCCAGCAGAGCTGCGGGGGCGGGCGATCGCATCGCCGCTCCGGTCGACACAAGTCTCGCCGTCGACGACGCGCTCGCGGCCGTCGGTGCTAGCGTGACTCGGACGAGAGTCGGTGACGTCTACGTTGCCGAACGGACCACCGAAGCGGACGTCGTCTTCGGCGGCGAGCCAAGCGGTGCGTGGATCTGGCCAGAGGAAACACGGTGCCCGGACGGCCCGCTTGCAGCCTGCAAACTCGTCGAACTGGTCGCGAGTCAGGGCCCGCTCTCCGAACTCGTCGACGCGATCGACCGGTACCCGATCCGACGCGACTCGATCGAGGTCACGGACAAACGCGCCACCATGGCGGCGGTGACCCGACAGGTCGATCGCCGATTCGACGACGTCGAAACGCTTGACGGCGTTCGCGTCGAGACCGACACCGGCTGGTTCTTGATCCGGGCCAGCGGGACCGAACCCGTCATCCGGGTCACCGCGGAGGCTCGAGCGGAGTCGGACGCAAAACGGCTCTTCGAGACGGCCACGGGACTCGTCGTAGACGCCTCGGCTGCTCAAACACGGGAGATCGAATAG